Within the Salvia hispanica cultivar TCC Black 2014 chromosome 4, UniMelb_Shisp_WGS_1.0, whole genome shotgun sequence genome, the region TAATGttatgtatattttgtgtacttctgtcttttttttttaaactttgtaTTGGTTTTTTCTTGAACttgtttttcattatatattgttgttttgttacGTGATTAACAGGTTTATGGTGTTATATTTTAAGATGAATTCTtgccaaattttttaaaaataaaaatcatcatattacgtggttttaaaaataaacagcAACAACATCAAGTTGCTTATGGTAGAGATTAGTTATAGTTTAATTGAATACTTTTTTATGATGGAAATAAGCTAATCATATTAATTAAGGAAATACTAATATGATTTGGTATAgtgagaaaaaaacaaaaaaaaaagtagttcaCAATTATAGAAAAAGTAGTCCAACACTAATAACGCTACTGCATTTTTTGTGACCCTGTTTTCTGGAATTTGTCTACAAAAGTTCACAATTATAGAAAACAAATACATAAACACACACTGTGACACAAATAGCAGCATAAACCTTCATTTCTTCAAGACACTGCAAGAAAGTAGTTATTATGTCAGCATTATTATCTACTTAAAGcaagaaatattataaaaacttACTTGTGCATATAGGCTGCTAGAAACTACATAACACGACCGACTGAGCAATTTCTTCGATCGTGTCCCTCTTGCCCACAATTCCTGCAACGGCGGGGAGCTTTCGGTTCACCTTCCTCGCGGACATCCATTTGATTAGGTATCCTCTTCTTTCTACCACGGCCACGCCTTCGAGGAAGCAACTGCTCAGGGGTGATGTCCAATTTCCATCCAGGTTTAGCCCAATAATCTTCGTGTCTTGGTGCATCCCATGGATGAGGACTAGAATACTGTGCTTCCCATGTAGATTTGTGGAATTTTGTAGATATGAGCTCAAACATAGCGATACCTCTATCTCTAGCAACTACACAAGCATGTGAGCAAGGAACTCTCCACGTCTGCCACTTCCCACAAGTGCACTTAGAATCTTCAAACTGCACCTTCTGTACATTGTTGCCCTTTGGCTTCCCATCTTCTAACCGTGCCTGACTTCGAATTTGGTAATGTCCTAATCCTCGGTCAAGTACAGAAATGTGATGTTTTTGCCCCTTGGCATCATTCTCAGCAAGTTTGTCCCTCGCCCACGGTGTTAACCGACCTTCGGTGTGCTGtatttttgtcttcttttgtGCCCACCATTCCACTGTTCTCCAAAATTTGAGATCAATCAAAGCTCTAATTGGCAACTCTCTTACATCCCTCAAAACATTGTTGTAGCACTCCGACATGTTTGTTGAGGTAACCCCCCACCTAAGTCCATCATCGTAACAAAGAGaccaattttcttttccgGCCCTATTCAGCTGTCGTATCGCATCAGGGCTTTCCTCATGCAGTGCACGCCGCCTTCTCTTATATTTACGCTCTTGAGTTGTAGCACCCAATGCCCACACCATGCCTTTCACAGTAGGACCCTTGCACTTCTGCAAGATATTTTTCCTCACATGgatcaaacaaaatttatggtGACATTTCGGCTCCTTTTTCCATTCATCAGAATCCATAGCCTTGAAAATTCCTTTATGCCTATCCGATATGATGCACACCTCCCTCTGGTATTTCACCACATGAATTCTGACATGTTTCAAGAACCATGTCCAACTGTCGCCAGTTTCCTCATCAACAATGGCATATGCAATAGGCAAGCATTTTTTGTTAGCATCAACACCACAAGCAACAAGCAATTTACCTTTAAATCTTCCTCGGAGGTGAGTCCCGTCAATTGTTAAAACCGGTTGGGCCAGCTGAAAAGCATGTATAGCAGCTCCAAATGCCCAAAAAACATAACTGAACACCTTTTTACGTCCGTGACTCAACAGCTCGTTGTGCTTCCACTCAACAATTGTGCCTGGATTCTGTGACTGCAGTTCAAGCATGTAGCTTGGTAACTGTCTGAATGATTCCTCCCATCCACCAAAGACAATCTCTAAAGCCTTTCTCCGTGCATACCATGCCTTCTTGTAACTGATCACCACATTGAATCTTTCATGAATATAGGTTTTTATGTTCGAGGCCTTGAAAGAAACATCTTCTTGTATTTGATGTCGTATACACAGAGCAATCATCGCTGATGAAAAGTTAGCATGTCCTCTATTCACACGATGACCTTCACAAGTATGTCGTCTCACCCACTTCCTAATTTCCCAAAGATCATCATGAGCCCTTTGTGTAACAGAGACTTTCCACGAGCATTCATTCGCTTTTTCAGCGTCGGTCTCGCTGATAATAGCTATCCCATCTTCTGTCGTTCCCGCTGGAAATTTGCATACGGCATGCCACCTTCTTAACTTGCTCTCAACGACCTTAAACTGTCTTTGATGCCACAAACTCCACATAGTCATAGCCGTCTTCACATGCAGCTTGGAGTCAAATTTTGTTCCCATACCAATCCGATATGGATGTCTCTCATCCCAGTACATGTTGTTGTGTTCATTACCAACTTCATCAGGTACCTCAGAAGGACCACTTGGTAAGCTGCGAAAGAATTTCATCCCCTTGGGAACGTATTTTGGAAGTGGTTGTTCACCTTGCACAACGGGTTTACAAACTACTATCTCATCATAAGAAGCATCACCAAGAGAATCCTCACTTAGACTGGCATCTGCCTCAGATGTTACTGGCGACAATGGTTCATCATTATCTCGTACAATGCGAGTATTATCATCAAGGGTATCTGCAACATCTAAGTCGTTATTTATTCCAACACCAACATTAACAGCATCTGCAACACTCATATCACGATCAGAGCTCACATGTTCAACCCTCGCCGATGATCCAATACCACAATCAACAACGCCATAATCAACACTTGGTGTGATTTCTGAACTTCTCACAGGTGAATACTCAACAAACAATTCAATACAACGAGTAGAATTTTGAGCATCGTTGAACATAAACTCCACACTTTGATCAGTGTAAATCTCAGTAGGCTAAATTCTATAAATGGGGTGGTCTGGAAAAATGCTTCCACCAATAggctagtttttttttatttctgagAATGGGTGttacgcattcttagaatgcgcaACTAAGTGATTTCGGCAGTCAAAACACAAAGTCAACAATTCAAACTTAAAaacgcattctaagaatgcgtatttgaaatacgcattcttagaatgcgtatTTCACCTAAATATAATTCTCTCCCAAAACAGAATCGGGCAGAAGCATTCTGCCCTTGCGCGAACTCCAGCCTCCTTGCCCGCGAATCTCTTCCAAGAATGCCACATTTCCGTCCGATTCTTGCATAAATCGCCCAAATTCATCTAATTGTTTCTCCCTCAAGGTAAGTTACTTGCTTTCTTCTTAATTTAGCATTATATCCATAGTTTATGGTGAAAATTGTGATTCTAGGGTTTGtggctaaaaaaaaaatttaggttGTTGGTATAAATTGTATGTTCAATGTGTGTTATTAAATACTAAGATTTGGTAAGTAGTGTCTTTTGAATTGTTAATTCGTAAGATTTggtatatagtttatttttaagtatttaaattttgagataaagTTGTGTATGTATTGCAGGATTATGGACACAGAATCTATTTGTGTCC harbors:
- the LOC125220701 gene encoding uncharacterized protein LOC125220701 is translated as MFNDAQNSTRCIELFVEYSPVRSSEITPSVDYGVVDCGIGSSARVEHVSSDRDMSVADAVNVGVGINNDLDVADTLDDNTRIVRDNDEPLSPVTSEADASLSEDSLGDASYDEIVVCKPVVQGEQPLPKYVPKGMKFFRSLPSGPSEVPDEVGNEHNNMYWDERHPYRIGMGTKFDSKLHVKTAMTMWSLWHQRQFKVVESKLRRWHAVCKFPAGTTEDGIAIISETDAEKANECSWKVSVTQRAHDDLWEIRKWVRRHTCEGHRVNRGHANFSSAMIALCIRHQIQEDVSFKASNIKTYIHERFNVVISYKKAWYARRKALEIVFGGWEESFRQLPSYMLELQSQNPGTIVEWKHNELLSHGRKKVFSYVFWAFGAAIHAFQLAQPVLTIDGTHLRGRFKGKLLVACGVDANKKCLPIAYAIVDEETGDSWTWFLKHVRIHVVKYQREVCIISDRHKGIFKAMDSDEWKKEPKCHHKFCLIHVRKNILQKCKGPTVKGMVWALGATTQERKYKRRRRALHEESPDAIRQLNRAGKENWSLCYDDGLRWGVTSTNMSECYNNVLRDVRELPIRALIDLKFWRTVEWWAQKKTKIQHTEGRLTPWARDKLAENDAKGQKHHISVLDRGLGHYQIRSQARLEDGKPKGNNVQKVQFEDSKCTCGKWQTWRVPCSHACVVARDRGIAMFELISTKFHKSTWEAQYSSPHPWDAPRHEDYWAKPGWKLDITPEQLLPRRRGRGRKKRIPNQMDVREEGEPKAPRRCRNCGQEGHDRRNCSVGRVM